TCCCTGCCTTGTGTATAGTTATGGGTAACCCCATATTAGACAAACCAATAAAACGCTTAGGATCTGCAAAAGTGATTCGCAGGTCCACTATTTTATGCAAGATACCATCACGCCAAAAACCGAATTCAATTTTTTCGGGACCTCCGTTAATGTCCACGAGTCGGCGATTTATTAAAATCGGACAAAAACAATCTTGAATGGTTTCCATTCTACCCGTGATGATATTTTTTTCCAGATGGAACAAGCCGTCCCTGTTTAAAGACCACCCGGGCGGGATAATAAGTCCAGCTACCTCCACCGGCATACTACTATCGTCAGAAAAACAATCACCAACAGTTCTATCACTGGTTTCAACTGGCAGTGTATTTTCTTTTTTGGTTTCTGTCACTGCTTTTTTTAGATCAGTCTTAAATCCCCTAACACCAACTGCTTCAACATCATTGATAAATCTCTGATATTCGACCTCTGACACTATAGACAAAGCAAGTAAGACCTGATCACTTAAAAGGATCTGCTTAGCTTGACCAGGTTCCCGCTTAATATCACCTAAGGCTAAATCTAAGATCTTCGTGGCTTCTTCTGTAGCCATAAATGGTCTTTGATTTGTTTTAATCAAATCTAACAATGCTGTCGAAGGGTTATCAACACCCGTTTCTTGAAAGTGATATAACCAATCATCAACACCCATTTTTTCAGACATCAGTATTCTCCTTTCGTGGGAGAATACACAAATTCACGTCCGCTCCACGATTGGATAACTCCCTGGCCAGTGCAATCATTGCCGCCCGGATCAGGCGATTTTCGGCGGCGTCACTGTCAAAAATGATACTAACGGACCGTCGCCAATTTAGTAAATTAAATTCTTGACAAACACCCTCTGAAGTCCGCCAGCTCCACACCCCGGCTACACCAACGGCGGGAAGGCCAGCCTGGACTAAGGACAGTGTCTTTTTTTCGCCTTCGGTTACATAAAGCTGAGTGTCTTTTTTTAACTCTTCCCCTGGTAATGGCAGGTAGAGGTGATTCTCCTGGCCTTTTCGTGATAAATACCGAATTTCTTTTGGTCCCTTACTTTTGTTTCTATAGCCGTCTTCAACACCTTCAATATATAGGGGCTCATCCAACCGAACGCGCCGGAACCCATCAATGTGGGGGTAAGGAAACACAAGGCCGCCGCTTTTGATATCGCGCCGCTGGAAGAGGCCTTGAAGTTCGTTTTGGTCAGCG
The sequence above is drawn from the Dehalobacter sp. genome and encodes:
- a CDS encoding DUF3854 domain-containing protein — encoded protein: MSGEKKLNERHLEQLQQSGITDMALIKRAGLWSADQNELQGLFQRRDIKSGGLVFPYPHIDGFRRVRLDEPLYIEGVEDGYRNKSKGPKEIRYLSRKGQENHLYLPLPGEELKKDTQLYVTEGEKKTLSLVQAGLPAVGVAGVWSWRTSEGVCQEFNLLNWRRSVSIIFDSDAAENRLIRAAMIALARELSNRGADVNLCILPRKENTDV